Sequence from the Synergistaceae bacterium genome:
TGTGTACATTGCCATTTTCGCGACTTCTTCAAGGACTACAGCGTGATAAACTGCTTTTGCCGGAGTCTTCCCCCACGTGAACGGCCCATGACAACGGCAAATAACACCGGGAACTGCAAGAGGGTCTAAATTTCTTTCACGGAAAATTTCAGCGATAACCTTTCCAGTGTTTAACTCGTAATCCTCGTCGACTTCTTGAGCAGTTAAATTTCTAGTACATGGTACAGAGCCGTAAAAATAATCTGCCTGAGTCGTCCCATAACACGGAATATCGCGCCCGGCTTGTGCCCATCCTACTGCGTGAGGGCTATGGGTGTGAACTATTCCGCCGATTTCAGGGAAAGTTTTATATAACTCAACATGAGTCTTTGTGTCCGATGAAGGGTTTAAATCTCCCTCGACGATATTATTATTCAGGTCGACAACTACGAGATTTTCAGGCGTTAAGTCATCATATTCGACTCCTGAAGGCTTGATTACGATTAAACCTTTCTCGCGGTCGATTCCTGAGACATTGCCCCATGTGTAGACGACTAAATTTTTTTCGGGCAGCTCCATATTTGCGCGATAGACTTCTTGACGTAATTTTTCCAGCATCATGATTATTTCAGCTTCCACGCAATATCTGACAAAAATAAATCGTGTTCGAGACTCTCTGTCGTAGTGTCCTTGCCGATATGTACAAATTCAATGTCCATTATGCGCGCCCAGTCCCGCATTTGTTCCGCGTCAACGTCATAGCTCAAAACTGTATGATGTGCACCGCCTGCAATAATCCAGCATTCAACGCCCGTTTTTAGATTCGGCATTGCCTGCCACATAACGCGAGCAACCGGTAAATTTGGCATACTCATAATAGGTTTGACACATTCAATATCTTGACAAATGAGTCTTAATCTTCCGCCCATATCAATAAGACTGACGACGATTGCTTTTCCTTTATGTCCCTCAAAGACTAAACGCGCTGGATCTTCTTTTCCGCCGATTCCGAGATGATGTACTTCGATTCTTGGCTTTGCTGCTGCTATTGACGGACAAACTTCGAGCATGTGAGCACCTAAACTGTATTTGCTGTCGGATCCAAGATGATAGGTGTAATCCTCCATAAATGCTGTACCGCCCTGCTGACCCTGAGTCATAAATTTTATAATTGCTGTCATTGCTGCCGTCTTCCAGTCTCCTTCTGCACCATAGCCATAACCAGAGGCTAATAAATGCTGAGTCGCTATTCCTGGTAACTGCTTCATTTCGTAAAGATTTTCAAACGTGTTAGAGAACGCACAGCAGCCTTCACGATCAAGCATTTTTTTCATTGCAATTTCCTCTCGTGCCTGATAACGAATCGACTCGATATTATCTGTTGCGATGTCATAAAGCGATTCATATTCTTTCATGAGTGCGTCGACTTCAGAGTCTTTAACGGAATTGATTGTTTGTGCAAGTTCACCGACTGACCATGTATTAACCTGCCAGCCGAGTTTTGCCTGTACTTCTACTTTGTCGCCTTCAGTAACTGCAACTTCACGCATATTATCGCCAAAACGCATAACTTTCAGATTTCGTGAAAACATTGCACCGGCCGCCGCTCTCATCCATTTGCCTATTTTCTTCTGAACGTCT
This genomic interval carries:
- a CDS encoding L-ribulose-5-phosphate 4-epimerase, with the translated sequence MEKLRQEVYRANMELPEKNLVVYTWGNVSGIDREKGLIVIKPSGVEYDDLTPENLVVVDLNNNIVEGDLNPSSDTKTHVELYKTFPEIGGIVHTHSPHAVGWAQAGRDIPCYGTTQADYFYGSVPCTRNLTAQEVDEDYELNTGKVIAEIFRERNLDPLAVPGVICRCHGPFTWGKTPAKAVYHAVVLEEVAKMAMYTITVDAQAKPAPQYVLDKHYLRKHGPNAYYGQGN
- the araA gene encoding L-arabinose isomerase is translated as MMSLKDYEFWFIVGSQYLYGPEVLQTVAERAQEMTDKLNASGNLPCKVVYKVTAKTNAEITDTIRNANHDEKCAGIITWCHTFSPSKMWINGLVSLQKPWCHFATQYNREIPNEEIDMDFMNLNQAAHGDREHGFIGARLRTPRKVIVGYWQDADVQKKIGKWMRAAAGAMFSRNLKVMRFGDNMREVAVTEGDKVEVQAKLGWQVNTWSVGELAQTINSVKDSEVDALMKEYESLYDIATDNIESIRYQAREEIAMKKMLDREGCCAFSNTFENLYEMKQLPGIATQHLLASGYGYGAEGDWKTAAMTAIIKFMTQGQQGGTAFMEDYTYHLGSDSKYSLGAHMLEVCPSIAAAKPRIEVHHLGIGGKEDPARLVFEGHKGKAIVVSLIDMGGRLRLICQDIECVKPIMSMPNLPVARVMWQAMPNLKTGVECWIIAGGAHHTVLSYDVDAEQMRDWARIMDIEFVHIGKDTTTESLEHDLFLSDIAWKLK